Genomic DNA from bacterium:
GATTCCGTCGAATTCGTCGGGTGCAGGATTCATGGTTGTCACATTGAAGTGATGATTGCTGATGGTGGCCCGCCAATTCAGCACCTGCGAATTGATTCAAGCCGCTTTCAGGACAACATATTGACACAGGCACTATATGATCAGGGAGGGCCGGACTCGCTGACTACTTTTCAAGCAGTCGGTAATCTGTTTGAGTCATTTGTTCCCTATGAGCGCGCGCAAATGCACGGTTTATTTGCATTAAGTGGAAGAAACGCTGCGCTCACCAGATTGGAATTCAATCTTGTTCAAAGCATACACGGAGGACACACCGCATTTGGCACAGTAGCAGATTACCTCGATGAATCGAGAATTGTGTCGCACAACTACATATTGAACAACAGCAATCATTCGATTACTTCGCCGCCGTCGGGACAGCTTCTCGGCATCCACGGTCCCGGGCCGGATGAAGTGGAAGTGAAGCACAACGTGTTCATGGGAAATGTCGGTTACGCGGCCTATCAGGGCGGTGGTCAAGCGCAAGGGTATGTGCAGAATAATTTCTGGGGACACGAGTCCGGCCCGTATGATTCCGTGAGAAATCCATTAGGGCAGGGTGATACGGTGTCCTATCGTCTCGTTTACGAACCGTGGGAAGTAGACACAAGCTTTTTCTCTGCGGCACCTGAGCCTCGCGAGCCGGTTGAGATTCCAGCAACCTTCATCGGCAATGCCTACCCCAATCCCTTCAACAGCACAGTCACGATTGAGTTTGTGCTGCTGCACGATATGGAGATAACACTTGATATTTTTGATTTAACCGGCCGGCATGTTGAAACCGTTTTTAGCGGTAGAATGAACAAAGGTGTGCACATTCGAGATTGGCAGCCAAAGTCTCAAGCGAGCGGAATCTATTTTGCGCGATTGGCCGGAGAGAAGAACATTAGCTCGACGATGAAGTTGCTCTACATGAAATAGCGCGTTCAAGGCATTCTGCAAAATACACACAAGGCGAGCCATTTGGCTCGCCTCAATTGTCCAGGAAGAGTGCGTA
This window encodes:
- a CDS encoding T9SS type A sorting domain-containing protein — encoded protein: MRPLLAVAFLSSAFSFAHGNVIRVPQDFATIQAAIDAAQTRDTVLLDSGVYVESVEVPSRGLTIAGLFVMTGDTSDIAECSWRGVSNGDDTLRCLSSDEIAGNDPFLRIVGIRFTNSGVHQNEEGGALRIFAQFAAIEHCRFDSCYAGYGGAIAVRQAEATIKNCVFTHCGQLRLASIMRVRSARVLMDSCIVQSDTTYADIFEPPTLFWVQSSKLTVRNSAFRDIGFSHYEWGGTFLYGSKPPDSVEFVGCRIHGCHIEVMIADGGPPIQHLRIDSSRFQDNILTQALYDQGGPDSLTTFQAVGNLFESFVPYERAQMHGLFALSGRNAALTRLEFNLVQSIHGGHTAFGTVADYLDESRIVSHNYILNNSNHSITSPPSGQLLGIHGPGPDEVEVKHNVFMGNVGYAAYQGGGQAQGYVQNNFWGHESGPYDSVRNPLGQGDTVSYRLVYEPWEVDTSFFSAAPEPREPVEIPATFIGNAYPNPFNSTVTIEFVLLHDMEITLDIFDLTGRHVETVFSGRMNKGVHIRDWQPKSQASGIYFARLAGEKNISSTMKLLYMK